Proteins from a single region of Terriglobus sp. TAA 43:
- a CDS encoding efflux RND transporter permease subunit, whose protein sequence is MSSFSIRNPYLIVVLCLVMMILGAVSIGDMPVDMFPAVNLPVVAVATFYSGMPPQQIEANITYHLERQFTLASGIDHMESRSLPGVSLIKVYFRAGTDPDADAASISSLASSDLRDMPPGTYPPIVLKQDAASTPVALVTLSGSGLNESKLKDVGQNFVRNQLASVAGASVTQPFGGRWRQIMLYADPYKLEANQLSPMDVVRSVNESNVILPAGDVQIGRYDYNIYTNSMLKGASDIAQVPLKMVGQAPVRVGDVATPQDSFGLQYNIVRVNGQRGVYLPIFKQGGDSNTIAIVNGVNDTLKKLVDVPASLKTDVEFDQSRFVKTAIETLVHEGGVGLFLTCLMILIFLGSLRATIAVFFSIPLSLLTTFFVLKMTGSSINSMVLGGLALALSRLIDNSVVVLENIFRHLEEGELPEVAAENGGKEVALPVLAGTLTTVVVFFPVTMLYGVSRFLFSALALAVVISLFASYFVALTVVPLFCARFIKSPHGEVVHESSEFEAEITPDEKSTHHGLWARFNAAFARGFDSLLHGYDRLVERVLQRPWQIMGAAGLLLVVSLCLFPLMGLSFFPRTDAGQFVISFKAPSGTKLEATEEEAARIEAIVRRIVSKHDLGMVVTNIGVDPGFSALFSPNAAMHTGFTQVALADSHKVSSFRYIDEVKAAVAKEIPEVQTFYSSGSLVDGVLNMGSPAPIDVRITGNDVTADFGVAQKLASQIRRVHGVADVYIPQDIDYPSLRISVDRTRASQLGLTEKEVVSNIITALTSNQMIAPSIWIDPNSGNNYFLTVMYKEGQIKSLEDLKAIPLHGTNITQPTRLDMVAKIEQFNAPTEMDHTQIRRNLDIYVRPQEEDLGKITAAIQKIVDEANPPRGINVTLAGSVTSMNASFRSFAIGLTLSVILLYLILVAQFRSFLDPFIILLALPPGITGVILALLLWGTTLNVMSLMGVVMLAGIALSNSILIVEFAHHLRSQGMQVKKAITLSCRVRLRPILMTSLATLIGLLPMALKLGEGSESYAPLAQALIGGLTLSVLLTIFLVPAGFYLAYGRADSAKHA, encoded by the coding sequence ATGTCATCCTTTTCCATTCGCAATCCGTACCTCATCGTAGTGCTGTGTCTTGTGATGATGATCCTTGGCGCCGTCAGCATTGGCGACATGCCTGTGGACATGTTTCCAGCTGTCAATCTGCCAGTAGTGGCTGTGGCTACCTTTTATTCCGGCATGCCACCGCAGCAGATTGAAGCGAACATTACCTATCACCTTGAACGTCAGTTCACACTTGCTTCAGGCATCGACCACATGGAGTCGCGTTCCCTTCCCGGCGTGTCTCTCATTAAGGTGTACTTCCGTGCAGGCACAGATCCCGACGCTGACGCAGCCAGCATCTCCTCACTTGCCAGCAGCGATCTTCGTGACATGCCTCCGGGCACATATCCCCCTATCGTGTTAAAGCAGGATGCCGCCAGCACACCTGTTGCGTTGGTTACGCTCAGCGGCTCCGGACTGAATGAGAGCAAGCTCAAAGACGTCGGACAGAACTTTGTCCGTAACCAGTTGGCGAGCGTTGCCGGCGCGTCTGTTACGCAGCCATTTGGCGGACGTTGGCGGCAGATCATGCTGTATGCCGATCCATACAAATTGGAAGCAAATCAGCTCAGCCCAATGGATGTAGTTCGGTCTGTTAACGAATCCAACGTCATTCTCCCCGCTGGCGATGTACAAATCGGACGCTACGACTACAACATCTACACCAACTCCATGCTGAAGGGCGCATCAGACATCGCCCAGGTTCCGCTGAAGATGGTGGGGCAAGCACCTGTTCGCGTAGGCGATGTGGCAACGCCACAGGATTCCTTCGGCTTGCAATACAACATCGTTCGCGTAAATGGGCAGCGCGGCGTCTATCTTCCCATCTTCAAGCAAGGTGGCGACTCCAACACGATTGCCATCGTCAACGGCGTGAACGACACGCTGAAGAAGCTCGTCGATGTTCCTGCTTCTCTGAAGACAGATGTTGAGTTTGATCAGTCTCGCTTTGTGAAAACGGCGATCGAAACGCTGGTTCACGAAGGCGGGGTCGGACTGTTCCTTACCTGCTTGATGATTCTCATCTTTCTTGGAAGTCTTCGGGCAACCATCGCCGTCTTCTTCTCAATTCCACTGTCATTGCTGACAACCTTCTTTGTGTTGAAGATGACTGGAAGCTCCATCAATAGCATGGTGCTTGGCGGCCTTGCGCTTGCTCTCTCACGGCTGATTGATAACTCTGTTGTCGTTCTGGAAAATATCTTCCGCCATCTTGAAGAAGGTGAATTACCTGAAGTTGCTGCGGAGAATGGCGGCAAGGAAGTTGCTCTTCCCGTGCTAGCCGGAACGCTCACCACGGTCGTCGTCTTCTTCCCTGTCACCATGCTGTACGGTGTCAGCAGGTTTCTCTTCTCTGCGCTGGCTCTTGCAGTTGTCATCTCACTTTTTGCTTCCTATTTCGTAGCGTTGACCGTGGTTCCTCTCTTTTGTGCACGCTTCATCAAGAGCCCGCATGGTGAGGTTGTTCACGAATCATCAGAGTTCGAAGCGGAAATTACCCCCGATGAAAAGAGCACGCATCACGGTCTGTGGGCACGCTTCAATGCTGCTTTTGCGCGTGGATTCGATTCCCTTTTGCATGGATATGATCGGCTTGTCGAACGTGTTCTGCAACGTCCATGGCAAATCATGGGAGCTGCCGGCCTCTTGCTGGTTGTATCTCTCTGCCTCTTCCCGCTCATGGGACTCTCATTCTTCCCGCGCACGGATGCAGGCCAGTTCGTCATTAGCTTTAAGGCACCTTCCGGCACGAAACTGGAAGCGACTGAAGAAGAAGCGGCGCGAATCGAGGCAATCGTTCGACGTATTGTGTCGAAACATGATCTCGGTATGGTCGTCACCAACATAGGTGTCGACCCTGGCTTTTCTGCTCTCTTCTCTCCCAACGCGGCCATGCATACGGGCTTCACGCAAGTCGCTCTTGCTGACAGCCACAAAGTCAGCAGCTTCCGCTATATCGACGAAGTGAAGGCAGCCGTTGCCAAGGAAATCCCCGAAGTTCAGACGTTCTATTCTTCGGGAAGCCTGGTGGATGGTGTGCTGAATATGGGATCTCCTGCGCCCATCGACGTCCGCATTACCGGTAACGATGTAACCGCAGATTTTGGAGTCGCGCAGAAACTCGCATCACAGATTCGTCGGGTGCACGGCGTTGCCGACGTATATATCCCGCAGGACATCGACTATCCCTCACTCCGTATCTCTGTGGATCGCACACGAGCCAGCCAGCTTGGCCTGACGGAGAAGGAGGTTGTCTCCAACATCATTACTGCGCTCACGTCGAACCAGATGATCGCACCCTCTATCTGGATTGATCCCAACAGCGGCAACAACTACTTCCTAACCGTCATGTACAAGGAAGGCCAGATCAAATCGCTGGAAGATCTGAAAGCCATTCCTCTACATGGCACCAACATCACTCAACCCACGCGCCTTGATATGGTCGCCAAAATTGAGCAGTTCAACGCTCCCACAGAGATGGATCACACACAGATTCGTCGCAATCTGGACATCTATGTACGCCCGCAAGAAGAAGACCTTGGGAAGATCACGGCCGCAATTCAGAAGATCGTTGACGAGGCGAATCCTCCTCGCGGAATTAACGTGACGCTTGCAGGTAGCGTGACATCGATGAATGCGTCCTTCCGCAGCTTTGCCATCGGTCTAACGCTTTCTGTTATTCTGCTCTATCTGATTCTCGTTGCGCAGTTCCGGTCGTTCCTTGATCCCTTCATCATCCTGCTAGCATTGCCTCCGGGAATCACGGGTGTCATTCTGGCTCTGCTGCTCTGGGGTACCACGCTGAATGTCATGTCGTTGATGGGCGTCGTTATGCTTGCTGGTATCGCACTCTCGAACAGCATTCTGATCGTGGAATTTGCACATCACTTACGTTCGCAGGGGATGCAAGTCAAAAAAGCCATCACGCTCTCCTGCCGGGTGCGTCTTCGTCCCATTCTGATGACGTCTCTCGCCACGCTTATTGGACTTCTACCCATGGCGCTGAAGCTGGGCGAAGGCAGCGAATCCTATGCACCGCTCGCTCAGGCGCTCATCGGAGGATTGACACTCTCCGTATTGCTAACGATTTTCCTGGTGCCTGCTGGTTTTTATCTGGCCTATGGACGCGCGGACTCAGCAAAACACGCATAG
- a CDS encoding PqqD family protein: MATEIRGDSVIGRAEGWLSAWVGEELVMMGADTGTCISLSPTGGRTWELLERPQQLDSLVNELAREYDATEDEVRTDVLHSLSDCKEKVVSPFMSRPQPELNAEGKKPMASF, translated from the coding sequence ATGGCGACAGAGATTCGCGGTGATAGTGTGATTGGACGCGCTGAGGGATGGCTTAGTGCATGGGTTGGGGAAGAACTCGTGATGATGGGCGCCGATACAGGAACATGTATCAGCCTTTCGCCTACCGGTGGTCGCACATGGGAGTTATTGGAAAGACCGCAGCAGTTAGATTCCTTGGTGAATGAGCTGGCCCGAGAATATGATGCAACGGAAGATGAGGTTCGTACGGATGTTTTACATTCCTTGAGCGATTGCAAAGAGAAGGTGGTATCACCGTTCATGAGTCGACCTCAGCCTGAATTGAATGCAGAGGGTAAGAAGCCGATGGCGTCCTTTTAG
- a CDS encoding TonB-dependent receptor domain-containing protein, with the protein MFRSARISVLAVLVPLATAVVSHPAFCQESLTSSSLTGRVVDSTGALIPSAQVSAVASSTQLTFNATADVRGRFRIPYLAPGSYTITAHAPGFNATSASAQLTVGASFDVTLQMTVGTASTTLSVIAESPILEQNRSQISETVSQAEVDQLPYSGRNYLDLALLTPGVSTTNTASVQTFAETSPVIGQGYSINSQRNFSNSFVVDGLSANDDAAGLAGNSYSMDVVHEFQVVTSGGQAEFGRAMGGYFNIVTRSGSNDLHGTLYGFLRNQRLNASNALSQGKLPLTQGQYGASLSGPVKRDRSFFFGNYEGRRLNTDGVVTINPTQAAAVNARLNAIGFTGPHLTVSAAPTTLYPTTVHTDNAFVRFDHRFSDADQFIARYSYYRLNATNARGAGALADVSYGTAVMDTNHTIAINNVAMLSPRTFNETRGQFTWDSLNAPPNTQNSPAVVISGVATFGHFSSSPTARKNLLYEVVDNLVLQRGEHTFKTGADFLFNDDTITFPMSIAGSYTFASLGAFQSGVTTYSSYAQNFGTPFVQQNNPNIGFYVQDEWKATPSLTVNLGIRYDLQFLKTIRTDTNNISPRFGFAWSPFRSRTTVIRGSYGLFYDRVPLRALANALLSANNTTDASQGRLLQYSYVPSDTGAPAFPDVSNTPNPGSKISYALMNQNISNAYSEQVGVGLEQQLFRTGSLGISYQHARGLHLLSSYNTNINLDGSRPDSTRGNIKPYDGRFDSTYDGLAVSFVERPVTWGSVRISYTWSKAMDNVGEFFFSSPSNNFDFNVDRGRSDDDQRHRVVFDATLNSPMSPAHGTWDRVTHGWKLGGILQYYSRLPFNIVTGGQTKQQTTQRPCSAGYGLRMNDGTNPCTEALRGAMIGRNTGIGFDFFNLNTRLSRTFALTDRWRLETIAEAFNVLNHRNDMIPNATWGTETYPTLPNTGFGKATAVGDPRSVQLAMRISF; encoded by the coding sequence ATGTTTCGGTCCGCACGTATATCCGTGCTTGCTGTGCTTGTTCCTTTGGCGACAGCAGTAGTTTCGCATCCTGCATTTTGCCAAGAGAGTCTTACTAGCAGTTCCCTCACTGGCCGCGTCGTTGATAGCACCGGCGCGCTTATTCCTTCGGCCCAGGTATCCGCTGTAGCTTCTTCAACGCAGCTGACATTCAACGCGACAGCGGACGTCCGCGGCCGATTTCGAATCCCCTATCTCGCGCCTGGAAGCTACACCATCACGGCGCACGCCCCGGGTTTCAACGCTACTTCGGCCTCTGCACAACTCACAGTGGGAGCCTCCTTCGATGTGACATTGCAGATGACAGTTGGGACCGCTAGCACAACCTTATCTGTCATTGCAGAATCACCGATTCTGGAACAGAATCGCAGCCAGATTTCAGAGACTGTCAGCCAGGCAGAAGTCGATCAGCTTCCCTATAGCGGTCGCAATTATCTTGATCTCGCTCTATTGACACCAGGAGTAAGTACGACAAACACCGCAAGTGTACAAACCTTCGCAGAAACATCTCCGGTGATCGGGCAGGGCTATTCGATCAATAGTCAACGCAACTTCTCAAACAGTTTCGTCGTTGATGGACTCTCGGCGAACGACGATGCTGCTGGTCTCGCAGGCAACTCCTACAGCATGGACGTCGTGCACGAATTTCAGGTAGTCACATCTGGTGGACAGGCAGAATTTGGCCGTGCCATGGGTGGCTATTTCAATATCGTTACTCGCAGTGGGAGCAATGATCTACATGGAACACTGTACGGATTTCTTCGTAATCAGCGTCTGAACGCTTCCAATGCACTCTCGCAAGGCAAGCTTCCCCTAACACAGGGCCAATATGGTGCAAGCCTTTCAGGTCCCGTCAAAAGAGATCGTAGCTTCTTCTTTGGCAACTATGAAGGGCGACGACTGAATACGGATGGAGTCGTGACGATCAATCCGACACAGGCCGCCGCTGTAAATGCCCGTTTGAATGCAATCGGCTTCACTGGTCCACATCTCACCGTGAGCGCCGCACCGACAACGTTGTATCCCACGACAGTTCATACCGATAACGCGTTCGTCCGTTTCGATCATCGTTTTAGCGACGCGGATCAGTTCATCGCACGTTATAGCTACTACCGCTTAAATGCGACGAACGCGCGCGGTGCGGGTGCGCTTGCCGATGTGAGTTATGGCACAGCCGTAATGGATACGAACCACACAATCGCTATCAATAACGTGGCCATGCTTTCGCCCCGCACATTCAATGAAACCCGCGGTCAGTTCACATGGGATAGTTTGAACGCTCCACCCAATACGCAGAATAGTCCTGCAGTCGTCATCAGCGGCGTGGCAACATTCGGGCACTTTTCATCCTCACCAACAGCGAGAAAGAATCTTCTTTATGAAGTTGTGGACAACCTTGTGCTGCAGCGAGGTGAACACACCTTCAAGACGGGCGCCGACTTTCTGTTTAACGACGACACGATTACGTTTCCGATGTCGATCGCAGGTTCCTATACCTTCGCGTCGCTGGGCGCGTTTCAATCTGGCGTAACAACCTACTCGTCGTATGCGCAGAATTTTGGGACACCCTTCGTGCAGCAAAATAATCCCAACATCGGTTTCTACGTCCAGGATGAATGGAAGGCAACGCCTTCGCTAACGGTGAATCTGGGCATTCGCTACGATTTACAGTTCCTGAAAACCATTCGAACCGACACGAACAACATATCTCCTCGATTCGGCTTTGCATGGTCTCCCTTCAGGAGTCGCACGACAGTGATTCGCGGAAGCTATGGTTTGTTCTATGACCGTGTTCCTTTGCGCGCGCTAGCGAATGCACTTCTGTCTGCGAATAACACTACCGATGCCTCGCAGGGGAGGCTCTTGCAATACAGCTACGTTCCCAGCGACACCGGCGCACCAGCATTTCCGGATGTGTCCAACACGCCGAATCCGGGATCAAAAATCAGCTATGCACTAATGAATCAAAACATCTCCAATGCCTATTCGGAGCAGGTAGGCGTTGGCCTAGAGCAGCAATTATTTCGGACAGGGTCGCTTGGCATTAGCTATCAACATGCGCGCGGGTTGCATCTCTTGTCGTCCTACAACACAAATATCAACCTTGATGGAAGCCGCCCGGACAGCACACGGGGCAATATCAAACCTTATGATGGGCGCTTTGATTCAACGTACGACGGCCTTGCCGTATCGTTCGTCGAACGCCCCGTCACTTGGGGCAGCGTACGCATTTCGTATACATGGTCCAAGGCGATGGACAATGTCGGCGAGTTCTTCTTTAGTTCTCCCAGCAATAACTTCGACTTCAACGTAGATCGCGGCCGCTCAGACGACGACCAACGCCATCGCGTGGTATTCGACGCTACGCTCAATTCGCCGATGTCTCCTGCACACGGCACATGGGATCGCGTGACACACGGTTGGAAGTTAGGTGGGATTCTGCAGTATTACTCGCGCTTGCCGTTCAACATTGTGACCGGCGGGCAGACAAAGCAACAAACAACACAACGCCCTTGCTCAGCCGGTTACGGCCTAAGAATGAATGATGGAACCAATCCTTGCACGGAGGCACTCAGGGGCGCCATGATTGGCCGCAATACAGGTATTGGCTTTGACTTCTTCAATCTGAACACCCGCCTCAGCCGCACTTTCGCGCTGACAGATAGGTGGAGGTTGGAGACAATCGCCGAAGCCTTTAATGTATTGAACCATCGCAACGATATGATCCCCAACGCAACCTGGGGCACAGAGACTTATCCCACACTTCCAAATACTGGCTTCGGAAAGGCAACGGCCGTGGGAGATCCTCGCAGCGTGCAGCTTGCCATGCGTATCAGCTTCTAA
- a CDS encoding response regulator transcription factor, producing MTQTSSKILIIEDDRKMSDALVTGIQAAGYEVIAAGSAEEGFFLVHSEHPDLLLLDLTLPQRNGLDILRQLRKDGIDLRVLILTSHNTVEDRVAGLNTGADDYLGKPFSFPELLARIDALLRRFLPSKETSTLSVGDLCLDRKARTASRGGDVLDLTAREFDLLLYLAENRGRTVSREMLARDVWREMSRFTPIDNVIDVQIARLRRKVDDPFSIKLLQTIRGLGFSLREPLP from the coding sequence ATGACGCAGACATCTTCAAAAATCCTGATTATTGAAGACGATCGGAAGATGTCAGACGCCCTTGTAACGGGTATTCAAGCGGCTGGCTATGAGGTCATTGCAGCTGGGTCTGCAGAGGAAGGGTTTTTCCTTGTCCATAGCGAGCATCCGGATTTGCTTCTTCTGGACCTGACGCTACCGCAACGTAACGGCTTGGACATCTTGCGTCAACTACGCAAAGATGGAATCGACCTGCGAGTCTTAATCCTGACATCGCATAATACCGTTGAGGATCGCGTAGCTGGTTTGAATACTGGCGCAGACGATTATCTTGGAAAGCCATTTTCTTTTCCAGAACTACTCGCGCGTATTGATGCTTTACTGCGACGGTTTCTTCCATCTAAAGAGACCTCTACTCTTTCCGTAGGAGATCTTTGCCTGGATCGCAAAGCTAGGACTGCATCGCGTGGCGGAGACGTGCTTGATCTCACTGCGCGAGAATTCGATCTATTGCTATATCTCGCGGAGAACCGAGGACGCACGGTGTCGCGGGAAATGCTCGCCCGGGATGTATGGAGAGAGATGTCACGCTTTACACCAATCGATAACGTGATCGATGTGCAGATTGCGCGGTTGCGCCGTAAAGTGGACGATCCATTTTCCATTAAGCTTCTGCAGACAATTCGTGGACTGGGATTCAGCCTTCGGGAGCCGTTGCCCTGA
- a CDS encoding efflux RND transporter periplasmic adaptor subunit, with translation MRNKTGLIVAALTTLATVQGCKSAPAPAAVTPTVPVAIAAPASLENNLVLSAEFRPFQEVDVMAKIAGYVRAINVDIGSHVAQNAVLATLEVPEIQDDVAKAKAGVSAADANIITAQAAVQRAEANSNLATLSFKRISDVAKRDQGLVPRQEIDVAQAKQLEAAAQLASANSSLKAAEQSKAQAHSEYSRAQAMLQYATIRAPFAGVVTKRYANTGSMIQAGISSQTQAMPVVRLAQNNLLRLVLPVPVNAVSEIRNGQTVDVEVTSTGRKLQGKVTRYADSVQTATRTMDTEVDVPNADGSLVPGMYAEVHLHLANRPAALSVPLDAVDGLGTSVQQAYVVRDGIVHLVVVQVGLQTANRVEILSGLDKGDKVIVGRHTGISDGQRVDAQPAAYETKGS, from the coding sequence GTGAGAAACAAAACTGGCTTGATTGTGGCTGCCTTAACCACGCTCGCAACAGTGCAGGGTTGTAAATCGGCACCTGCACCGGCAGCAGTAACGCCAACAGTTCCGGTGGCCATCGCTGCTCCCGCCAGCCTGGAAAACAACCTCGTCCTCTCCGCAGAGTTTCGCCCGTTTCAGGAAGTGGATGTGATGGCCAAGATCGCGGGTTACGTAAGAGCGATCAACGTTGATATAGGAAGCCATGTTGCGCAGAACGCCGTCCTTGCCACGCTGGAAGTGCCTGAAATTCAGGATGACGTTGCTAAGGCAAAGGCAGGTGTATCTGCAGCCGACGCAAACATCATCACTGCGCAAGCAGCGGTGCAACGCGCGGAGGCAAACTCAAATCTCGCAACGTTGTCCTTCAAACGCATCAGTGATGTTGCCAAGCGCGACCAAGGCTTGGTACCGAGGCAGGAGATCGACGTAGCGCAGGCGAAACAGCTTGAGGCCGCGGCGCAACTTGCCAGCGCAAACTCCAGCTTGAAAGCAGCAGAACAAAGCAAGGCACAAGCGCACTCAGAATATTCGCGAGCGCAAGCCATGCTGCAATACGCGACCATTCGTGCCCCCTTCGCGGGAGTTGTTACCAAGCGCTACGCCAATACTGGCTCCATGATTCAGGCCGGTATCTCTTCACAGACGCAGGCCATGCCTGTTGTTCGGCTTGCACAAAACAATCTGCTGCGGCTCGTTCTTCCCGTTCCTGTCAATGCCGTTTCAGAGATTCGGAACGGGCAGACGGTAGACGTCGAAGTCACAAGCACGGGCCGCAAGTTGCAAGGGAAAGTCACTCGCTACGCGGACTCGGTACAGACAGCCACACGAACCATGGATACCGAAGTGGATGTACCCAACGCCGATGGTTCCTTAGTTCCAGGCATGTATGCAGAGGTTCATCTTCATCTGGCAAACCGTCCGGCTGCATTAAGTGTGCCACTGGATGCGGTGGATGGATTAGGAACCAGCGTGCAACAGGCTTACGTTGTTCGCGACGGTATCGTGCATCTCGTCGTGGTTCAAGTTGGATTGCAGACGGCCAATCGTGTGGAGATCCTTTCCGGACTCGATAAAGGCGACAAAGTCATCGTAGGACGGCACACAGGCATTTCCGATGGTCAGCGCGTGGACGCACAGCCCGCTGCTTACGAAACCAAGGGCAGCTAA
- a CDS encoding TolC family protein, with protein sequence MSLAKAESIAVANQPRLLAAQLRARAASQRIREAHSGLLPTVAFSATGALVADTGSSIAVGNITTSAVSDRFAYGGSLSQLVTDFGRTSALVRSTRYQSAAQGDLATLTRAQVRLNVREAYYGVLGAEAVLRAAQAAQQNRHLISRQLEALAQSELRSTLDVNFAKVLESEAELAVVRAQSTVSQERSRLATAMGEPQTVSASLSEPTAPDALPGAPEDLLQQATAQRADLSAAHAEQLAAEQFAQSEKRLSYPTLNVLGAAGQVPYHDHTLHDSYAAAGFNLNIPVFNGGLFAARHAEAQLEATARARDAEALRLQVNEQVQDAWYRADEAYRSLDVTARLVQQSKEALRLAQDRYDAGLGSIVELNEAQLNETSAEISAADATYTYLSRHAELDFAAGLLN encoded by the coding sequence TTGAGCCTCGCGAAGGCAGAAAGCATCGCGGTAGCCAATCAGCCTCGCCTGCTTGCCGCGCAACTCCGCGCACGGGCTGCCTCGCAGCGCATCCGTGAGGCCCACTCCGGGCTTCTGCCTACGGTTGCTTTCAGTGCGACCGGAGCACTGGTTGCAGACACTGGGAGTTCCATTGCGGTTGGCAATATCACCACGTCCGCGGTATCAGACCGCTTTGCATACGGCGGAAGTCTTTCTCAACTCGTCACCGATTTTGGCCGGACGAGCGCATTGGTCCGTTCGACGCGCTATCAATCTGCGGCGCAGGGTGACCTGGCAACCTTGACGCGTGCACAGGTCCGACTCAACGTTCGCGAGGCTTACTATGGCGTGCTCGGTGCGGAGGCTGTGCTTCGAGCCGCTCAGGCCGCACAGCAGAACCGGCACCTTATCTCTCGGCAACTAGAAGCACTCGCACAGAGTGAACTTCGTTCCACACTGGACGTGAACTTTGCGAAGGTATTGGAGAGCGAAGCAGAACTGGCTGTAGTTCGTGCCCAAAGCACGGTTTCTCAAGAACGTTCCCGCCTGGCGACTGCCATGGGAGAACCTCAGACAGTTAGTGCTTCGCTAAGCGAACCAACTGCTCCAGATGCTCTCCCCGGAGCACCAGAAGACTTGCTGCAACAGGCCACAGCACAACGCGCAGATCTGAGCGCGGCACACGCGGAGCAGCTCGCGGCGGAGCAATTCGCGCAATCAGAAAAGCGGCTCAGCTATCCAACTCTGAATGTCCTGGGAGCCGCAGGACAAGTTCCCTATCACGACCACACATTGCATGACAGTTATGCTGCAGCTGGCTTCAACCTCAATATTCCTGTCTTCAATGGTGGTCTCTTCGCAGCTCGACATGCCGAAGCTCAACTAGAAGCCACCGCTCGTGCTCGTGATGCAGAGGCATTGCGACTACAGGTGAATGAACAGGTGCAGGATGCGTGGTATCGCGCCGACGAAGCCTATCGCAGCCTCGATGTAACAGCCCGCCTTGTTCAGCAGAGCAAGGAAGCATTGCGGCTGGCGCAGGACCGATATGACGCGGGACTGGGCAGCATCGTCGAGTTGAACGAAGCACAACTGAATGAGACTTCCGCTGAAATCAGTGCCGCCGATGCGACCTATACCTATCTGTCGCGGCATGCCGAACTTGATTTCGCAGCGGGACTCCTGAACTAA
- a CDS encoding ATP-binding protein, with the protein MRWSPSNLRTRLTFWYVGVLAVLLVVYAALVFAFQYAVLTKQIVHDEIQDVVTAEGLLYFDQAGALQLRQDYYSRPQSRLLVDRLMEVRDSSGKVLYRSPTLGSMSLGGAARPGEGDTDFNERLLRLEDGTHVLLISHIHGMNGQQLLIRLAYSLAPLRARMVQFLVVLLIAVPIALLIAGAAGQVIARRALRPVEQMAARAEGITAKNLHDRLEVANPQDELGQLALVFNHLLDRLEQSFEQLQRFTADAAHELRTPIAALRTIGEVALEDESGDTACKEALSSILEETSRLSETVDALLLLARAETTRGGQEPEAWPLKSLVDEVVNLLEVLIEEKGLAVLQDNEAIGMRRVRADRGLLRIALMNVIHNAIKFSPRDQLLCIGYTLNDVGPQAIQISIEDRGPGIADGEYERVFDRFFTSNARNSVAHTGTGLGLSVSKLVIERIGGTICFDDHVKVGARCVICLPEASSEA; encoded by the coding sequence ATGCGATGGTCGCCATCTAACCTTCGAACCAGGCTGACGTTCTGGTATGTCGGTGTTCTGGCAGTGCTCCTCGTTGTATACGCAGCGCTTGTCTTTGCCTTTCAATACGCTGTTCTCACCAAGCAAATTGTCCATGATGAAATTCAGGACGTTGTAACTGCCGAAGGTCTTCTCTACTTCGATCAAGCTGGTGCGTTACAACTCCGTCAGGATTACTATTCGCGGCCTCAGTCGCGCTTACTGGTGGATCGACTGATGGAGGTCCGCGATAGTAGCGGAAAGGTGCTGTATCGCAGCCCCACGCTTGGAAGCATGAGCCTGGGAGGGGCTGCTCGTCCTGGAGAAGGCGATACTGATTTCAATGAACGTCTGCTTCGTCTTGAAGATGGTACGCACGTACTTTTGATCAGCCATATCCACGGCATGAATGGTCAACAGCTTCTGATCCGTCTGGCATACAGTCTGGCTCCTCTTCGAGCGCGCATGGTTCAGTTCCTCGTAGTTCTGCTGATTGCGGTTCCGATTGCCCTATTGATAGCGGGAGCGGCAGGGCAGGTTATTGCGAGACGCGCCCTGCGACCAGTGGAACAGATGGCTGCACGCGCAGAAGGCATTACAGCGAAGAACTTGCATGACCGTCTGGAAGTTGCGAATCCACAAGACGAATTGGGACAGCTCGCCCTCGTTTTTAATCATCTTCTGGATCGTCTGGAGCAATCGTTTGAACAGTTGCAGCGATTCACTGCTGACGCGGCCCACGAGTTGCGAACGCCCATTGCCGCATTGCGAACTATCGGTGAGGTAGCGCTTGAAGATGAGTCAGGAGATACAGCGTGCAAAGAAGCGTTGAGCAGCATTCTGGAAGAGACCTCGCGGCTGAGTGAGACGGTCGACGCCCTTCTCCTTCTTGCTCGTGCCGAGACCACACGAGGTGGGCAAGAGCCGGAAGCATGGCCATTGAAATCCCTAGTAGATGAGGTTGTGAATCTACTCGAGGTTCTTATTGAAGAAAAAGGCCTTGCTGTTCTTCAGGACAACGAGGCTATTGGCATGAGACGCGTAAGAGCGGATCGTGGCTTGCTTCGGATTGCATTGATGAATGTGATCCACAATGCAATCAAGTTTTCACCGCGTGATCAATTGCTTTGTATTGGCTATACCCTGAACGACGTCGGTCCTCAAGCCATTCAAATCTCTATCGAAGACAGAGGGCCTGGTATTGCCGATGGAGAATACGAACGCGTGTTTGATCGTTTCTTCACCAGTAACGCAAGAAATAGTGTTGCGCACACAGGCACAGGGCTAGGACTTTCGGTGTCGAAGCTAGTAATTGAACGCATCGGGGGAACGATCTGCTTTGACGATCACGTAAAGGTAGGAGCTAGATGTGTGATCTGTCTTCCAGAAGCTTCATCCGAGGCGTGA